Proteins encoded by one window of Halobacteriovorax sp. GB3:
- a CDS encoding LysR family transcriptional regulator, with the protein MLNLNWNHLHCFYQVAKASSLKDASIAMDLAPSTISEQIKKLEKSIGAKLFVRKSRLMILTAEGRRIFTYSKRMFETGTRLMDSLSDKEVGGYPVTVGIEESLADDIVTEFTSQYWDLFTPFGTVNTKSFKDADLLMNNLHSGLIDWAISFEDLQREGINSKKIGEYSLRFFVSKELYNLFRDPRDLLRSIPMARNASASRFNKHLQNYLLRNEVQPKEFIESDHINYLWRLCLRGRCVLALAQEDRIIADNEEVVSFELPERFVIQLFALWRFQDRNLVSIRKLKELIGLDEEPVRYYDPKLQVEISDVHNDLLTNN; encoded by the coding sequence ATGCTCAATCTAAATTGGAACCATCTTCATTGTTTCTATCAAGTGGCCAAGGCCAGCTCTTTAAAAGATGCATCGATCGCCATGGACTTGGCCCCTTCAACAATTAGTGAGCAGATTAAAAAACTTGAAAAATCTATTGGGGCAAAGCTCTTTGTTAGGAAGTCTAGACTTATGATTCTAACGGCCGAAGGGAGAAGGATTTTTACTTACTCCAAGAGGATGTTTGAAACGGGAACGCGCTTGATGGACTCTCTTTCTGATAAAGAGGTTGGAGGATATCCTGTGACCGTTGGGATTGAAGAATCTCTGGCCGATGATATCGTCACTGAGTTTACTTCTCAATATTGGGATCTCTTTACGCCCTTTGGAACTGTAAATACGAAGAGCTTTAAAGATGCTGATCTTCTTATGAATAACTTGCATAGCGGTCTTATTGATTGGGCCATCTCTTTTGAAGATCTCCAAAGAGAGGGAATTAATTCAAAAAAAATTGGAGAGTATTCACTTCGCTTTTTTGTCTCTAAAGAACTCTATAATCTCTTTCGAGATCCAAGAGATCTATTGAGATCAATTCCCATGGCGAGGAATGCTTCGGCATCAAGATTTAATAAGCACCTTCAAAACTATCTTCTTCGAAATGAAGTACAGCCAAAAGAGTTTATAGAAAGTGATCACATTAACTACCTTTGGCGATTGTGCTTGAGGGGAAGGTGTGTACTCGCTCTAGCCCAGGAAGATCGCATTATTGCCGACAATGAAGAGGTGGTCTCTTTTGAGCTACCCGAGCGCTTTGTTATTCAACTCTTTGCTCTTTGGCGTTTTCAAGATCGCAATCTCGTTTCAATTAGAAAACTCAAAGAACTCATCGGTCTCGATGAAGAGCCGGTTCGTTACTATGATCCGAAACTTCAAGTTGAAATCAGTGATGTTCACAATGATTTATTAACTAATAATTAG
- a CDS encoding sensor histidine kinase: protein MNKEWLKRYLKGTSVIGLIFTIIAMIVYISYDEGVSRLEKAQLKVYSYRLLSRGYFQAISANNATLKHLSDYKRTEDFEDLEGAYIRLMSGKGLFSVLLREAQRTNSGQIVRDLNESESLLNEYSLLANSFLEILDGLEEKSLSRKEVAVELAKLENKIVRITSVLAFQESEYWESRAVDFDGLRNQNQVTKRTFIILCVVLLMLLIYISFALWRRTQLEVRLERNRLQMISSSRMASLGEFAASVAHEINNPLTIILWRLKSLKRIIQKVGDEEIDKAIKSIDEQAHRVDSIIKGVKTLSRNTEHQEDKLYSVYDTLEELHEIVLNKSLTNDFDFELIHDRPKALLYGKPVQLIQVLTNLINNSIDAISEIEKKWVRVEWVLESRKIKIFVTDSGEGIPENVRKHLFELFYTTKDTKGTGIGLSLSSQIIKSYGGSISYNPNGQNTQFIVTLPLAKLDNSKREGELKS, encoded by the coding sequence ATGAATAAGGAATGGTTAAAACGGTATTTAAAAGGAACTTCAGTCATTGGATTGATCTTTACGATCATCGCTATGATCGTCTACATATCATATGATGAAGGTGTCAGCCGACTAGAGAAAGCTCAGTTGAAAGTTTACTCTTACCGCCTTTTATCAAGGGGCTACTTTCAAGCTATCTCTGCTAACAACGCAACATTAAAGCATCTCAGTGATTATAAGAGAACCGAGGACTTTGAAGATTTAGAAGGCGCCTATATTCGCCTTATGTCAGGGAAGGGCCTTTTTTCAGTTCTTTTAAGAGAAGCTCAAAGAACAAATTCTGGCCAAATTGTTCGAGACCTCAATGAATCAGAGTCTCTTCTTAATGAGTACTCTTTATTGGCCAATTCTTTTTTAGAGATACTCGATGGATTAGAAGAGAAGAGCTTGTCTCGAAAAGAGGTCGCTGTTGAATTGGCGAAGCTCGAAAATAAGATTGTTCGCATTACGAGTGTTCTTGCTTTTCAAGAGTCGGAGTACTGGGAAAGTCGCGCTGTTGACTTTGATGGTCTTAGAAATCAGAACCAAGTAACAAAGAGAACTTTTATCATTCTTTGTGTTGTCCTTCTAATGCTGCTCATTTATATCTCCTTTGCTCTTTGGAGAAGAACACAACTTGAAGTTCGATTAGAGAGAAACCGCTTACAAATGATTTCAAGTTCGAGAATGGCGAGTCTTGGTGAGTTTGCTGCTTCTGTTGCTCATGAGATTAACAATCCTTTGACGATCATTTTATGGCGACTAAAATCCCTTAAAAGAATTATTCAAAAAGTGGGGGACGAAGAGATCGATAAGGCCATTAAATCGATTGATGAACAGGCCCATCGTGTCGACTCGATTATAAAAGGAGTCAAGACACTTTCCAGAAACACAGAGCATCAAGAAGATAAACTCTACAGCGTCTACGACACTCTTGAAGAGCTCCATGAGATTGTTCTTAACAAATCCCTAACAAATGACTTCGATTTCGAATTAATTCATGACAGGCCAAAGGCCCTTCTCTATGGTAAGCCTGTACAGCTGATCCAGGTTCTCACTAATCTCATCAATAATTCTATCGATGCAATTAGTGAGATTGAAAAGAAGTGGGTTCGCGTTGAGTGGGTATTAGAGTCGAGAAAGATTAAGATTTTTGTCACTGATAGTGGAGAGGGGATTCCTGAAAATGTGCGTAAGCACCTTTTTGAACTCTTCTATACAACTAAAGATACAAAAGGGACGGGAATTGGTTTAAGTCTTTCTTCTCAAATTATCAAAAGCTATGGTGGAAGTATTAGCTACAATCCAAATGGCCAGAACACTCAATTTATTGTTACTTTACCACTAGCTAAATTAGATAACTCTAAAAGAGAAGGGGAATTAAAATCATGA
- a CDS encoding PAS domain-containing sensor histidine kinase encodes MNKPDQSQKHPKLKEGVKFYRSLFDNTKSPIMLLDEDGFFECNQATVELFGLDSKSDFSNYGPSDLSPEFQPDGSRSEVKAKEMIEKAVKEGHNHFNWTHQKINGVLFEAEVTLNAFEVEESWILQAFVKDISKELLISRELEEKNSYIQAILDGIPGLVSWIGKDYRYLGVNSRLAELYDLEPDQFVGKKIGFQEIQSDLDLEVLCQKLFDGEIENYYQVEMLVNTPSQGQRNYILTLNLFNNGKGIVLIGIDNTELRKTQIELAKEQENAVSRAKLASLGEMTAGIGHEISNPLSIVDGYLKRSLRKIPEPYKSDIEKASWAVERIDKIIMGLKRIARNDELESKKLVLLRSIIDDTISFTKAKLKRSGVTLQIAPYDEDQHILARHVQLCQVLLNLVINAKDAVEQLERKWIRIEIEDSRDELLIKVIDSGAGISKENSEKIFETCFTTKEMGKGTGLGLSLSKKIMKAHGGDLYLDESSSNTCFVIKLPKN; translated from the coding sequence ATGAATAAACCAGACCAATCGCAAAAACATCCAAAATTAAAAGAAGGCGTTAAATTTTATCGCTCTCTTTTTGATAATACTAAAAGTCCTATTATGCTTTTGGATGAGGATGGCTTTTTTGAATGTAACCAAGCGACAGTCGAATTATTTGGTCTTGATTCTAAGTCTGATTTTTCTAATTACGGTCCTAGTGATCTCTCTCCAGAATTTCAACCAGATGGTTCAAGATCAGAAGTGAAAGCAAAAGAGATGATTGAAAAGGCGGTCAAAGAGGGACATAACCATTTTAACTGGACTCACCAGAAGATTAACGGTGTTCTCTTTGAAGCTGAAGTAACACTGAATGCTTTTGAAGTCGAAGAGTCTTGGATTCTTCAGGCCTTTGTAAAAGATATCTCTAAAGAATTACTTATCTCCCGCGAACTCGAAGAAAAAAATAGTTATATTCAAGCGATTCTCGATGGGATTCCTGGACTCGTTTCTTGGATTGGAAAAGACTATCGCTACTTAGGGGTTAACTCGCGATTGGCAGAACTCTATGATCTTGAACCAGATCAATTTGTCGGAAAGAAAATTGGTTTTCAAGAAATTCAAAGTGATCTCGATCTAGAGGTACTTTGTCAGAAATTATTTGATGGTGAAATTGAAAACTACTATCAAGTAGAAATGCTCGTAAATACACCTTCTCAAGGTCAGAGAAATTATATTCTTACTCTCAATCTCTTCAATAATGGTAAGGGGATTGTCCTTATTGGAATTGATAATACCGAACTTAGAAAGACCCAAATTGAACTTGCTAAAGAGCAAGAGAATGCTGTTTCTAGAGCTAAGCTTGCTTCTCTAGGGGAGATGACTGCTGGAATTGGGCACGAGATTTCAAACCCACTTTCTATTGTTGATGGTTACTTAAAGCGCTCTTTAAGGAAAATTCCAGAGCCTTATAAGAGCGATATTGAAAAGGCTTCGTGGGCAGTTGAAAGAATAGATAAGATTATCATGGGCCTTAAAAGAATTGCACGTAATGATGAGCTTGAATCAAAGAAGCTCGTTCTTCTAAGATCAATTATAGACGATACAATCTCTTTTACTAAGGCCAAGCTCAAAAGAAGTGGAGTAACACTTCAAATAGCTCCCTACGATGAAGACCAACATATTTTGGCCCGTCACGTTCAGCTGTGCCAAGTTCTTTTAAATCTTGTGATAAACGCAAAAGATGCCGTTGAGCAATTAGAGCGCAAGTGGATTCGTATTGAAATTGAAGATAGCCGTGATGAACTTTTAATTAAAGTTATCGATAGCGGTGCAGGAATTTCAAAAGAAAATAGTGAAAAGATTTTTGAAACTTGTTTTACAACAAAAGAAATGGGTAAAGGAACTGGGCTGGGTCTAAGTTTATCAAAGAAAATTATGAAAGCTCATGGAGGAGATCTTTATCTTGATGAGAGCTCCTCCAATACTTGCTTCGTTATTAAGCTTCCTAAAAATTAA
- a CDS encoding pentapeptide repeat-containing protein — protein MTMNNQAFTAIRRKNAKGSNLENNDRLKLISASNLPSANVESSSLNNLNIENSNLTKANFNKCNIKGATFTHSNFEKTSFTWSNLSRNKFIKNNFQKADLQFSNMRSSHIKESNLKGANLSWSKLDKAVFEKCDLRKANFSGCDLSKVRFVECNLKGAIIDINTKLPFGHETAKKLGIQNIGLH, from the coding sequence ATGACAATGAATAATCAAGCATTTACAGCGATAAGACGTAAGAATGCCAAGGGTTCAAACCTTGAAAATAACGATCGCTTAAAATTAATCAGTGCGTCGAACCTCCCTTCGGCCAACGTGGAATCTTCCTCTTTGAATAATTTGAATATTGAAAATTCTAATTTAACGAAAGCAAATTTTAATAAATGCAACATCAAGGGTGCGACTTTTACTCATTCAAATTTTGAGAAAACAAGTTTTACTTGGTCTAACCTTTCTAGAAATAAATTTATTAAGAACAACTTTCAAAAAGCTGACCTTCAATTTTCAAATATGCGCTCAAGCCATATCAAAGAAAGTAACTTAAAAGGTGCAAACTTAAGTTGGTCAAAACTTGATAAGGCCGTCTTTGAAAAATGTGATCTTAGAAAAGCCAACTTTTCAGGATGTGATCTTTCAAAAGTTCGCTTTGTAGAATGTAATTTGAAGGGTGCGATTATTGATATTAATACCAAACTGCCTTTTGGACATGAGACGGCCAAAAAGCTTGGTATCCAAAATATAGGACTCCACTAA
- a CDS encoding GNAT family N-acetyltransferase encodes MLIQYSTNLDLLEKLNIEGFFVGWPSPPSSTVFRKLLEGSYKAVLAFEDHKLVGFVNSISDGVLSAYIPLLEVLPTHHNKGIGKELIKRIQKELEHLYMVDLLCDQELISYYEKLGMMKAQGACMRNYDRQSGN; translated from the coding sequence ATGTTAATTCAATACAGCACGAATCTAGATCTCCTAGAAAAATTGAATATCGAAGGCTTCTTTGTTGGATGGCCAAGTCCACCATCGAGCACTGTTTTTAGAAAGCTCTTAGAAGGAAGTTACAAAGCTGTTTTGGCCTTTGAAGATCATAAACTTGTAGGATTTGTAAACTCTATTTCAGATGGTGTTTTATCGGCCTACATTCCCCTACTAGAAGTACTTCCAACTCATCATAATAAGGGAATAGGAAAAGAGCTAATCAAGAGAATTCAAAAAGAATTAGAGCACCTTTACATGGTCGACTTACTCTGTGACCAAGAGCTTATTAGTTACTATGAAAAGCTCGGTATGATGAAAGCTCAAGGAGCCTGTATGAGAAACTATGACAGGCAATCAGGTAATTAA
- a CDS encoding response regulator yields MSSKLSAQEKKIKEYCEKFFSKKTALIVTPDSMNRTSLKKLLVQFGMNGQKVHICESFQEAKSHIEQTRPNIVITNITLGKRDGLELLEDHIQYHPNRMEACFFVVTDDNSPSSGCMALDLDVDAVLVTPFTIKSLEETIIKSIKVKIRPSPYHQTVEKARACLSQKDRDQALSLLEESINLTKSPLLAKSLLGKIYREDRNFQKAENLLIEVLSIMESHYPALRELFLLYGETKRFSEQYNIACDILKHHPLNPDHIPDYTRLSIINSRYEDIMNYSKIFSEVKYANSHIQNYLSAGLAICGRFFVGEEKIDEAINILNKSAQLSNGKAQIFESLVKSYLMAGRPDEAYQAISINKTDETDIDLYDALEFQINSFNLTDGKRIEEGVKLIRAGNKDESIFKIVLSAMERLNITSSQREDIEYEAKKLYPGFKL; encoded by the coding sequence ATGAGCAGTAAGTTGAGTGCGCAAGAAAAGAAAATTAAAGAATATTGCGAGAAATTCTTTTCTAAGAAGACGGCCCTTATTGTTACGCCTGATAGCATGAATAGAACTTCTCTTAAGAAGCTACTGGTTCAATTTGGTATGAATGGACAAAAAGTTCATATCTGTGAATCGTTTCAAGAGGCAAAATCTCACATCGAACAGACGCGACCTAATATTGTTATAACAAATATTACTCTTGGAAAAAGAGATGGACTTGAGCTTTTAGAAGATCATATTCAATATCATCCTAACCGAATGGAAGCTTGCTTCTTTGTTGTCACAGATGACAATTCTCCATCTTCAGGTTGTATGGCCTTAGACTTAGATGTTGATGCTGTTCTAGTGACACCTTTCACCATTAAGTCTTTAGAAGAGACAATTATTAAATCGATTAAAGTAAAGATTAGGCCCTCTCCTTATCATCAAACTGTAGAGAAGGCACGAGCATGTCTTAGTCAAAAAGATCGAGACCAGGCCTTAAGCTTGTTGGAAGAATCAATTAACTTAACAAAAAGTCCGCTTCTCGCTAAGAGTTTACTTGGAAAGATTTATCGTGAAGACAGAAATTTTCAAAAGGCCGAAAACCTTCTCATAGAAGTTCTTTCTATTATGGAGAGTCATTATCCAGCTCTTCGAGAACTCTTTCTTCTCTACGGAGAGACTAAGAGATTTAGTGAACAATACAATATTGCTTGTGATATTTTGAAGCATCATCCTCTTAATCCTGATCATATTCCAGATTATACGAGACTAAGTATTATTAACTCTCGTTATGAAGATATAATGAACTACAGTAAAATCTTTTCTGAAGTAAAGTATGCGAACTCTCACATTCAAAATTATCTCTCTGCTGGTTTGGCCATCTGTGGACGCTTCTTTGTTGGTGAAGAGAAAATTGATGAGGCGATTAATATTTTAAATAAATCGGCCCAACTAAGTAATGGAAAGGCACAGATCTTTGAGAGTTTAGTGAAGAGTTATCTCATGGCCGGAAGACCAGATGAAGCTTATCAAGCGATCTCTATCAATAAAACAGATGAGACAGACATTGATTTATACGATGCTTTAGAGTTTCAGATTAACTCATTCAATTTAACAGATGGAAAGAGAATCGAGGAAGGAGTGAAGTTAATACGCGCAGGGAACAAAGATGAATCGATTTTTAAAATTGTTCTAAGTGCTATGGAACGATTAAATATTACTTCGTCTCAACGTGAAGACATTGAGTACGAAGCAAAGAAGTTATATCCAGGTTTTAAATTATAA
- a CDS encoding C1 family peptidase has translation MKSTLILLFSLSFSSYGLSNKSNLILSEIQKSIARDFNISNELKIVEEVEYVDKVVAKNKVEIQLDQIRIQAQKKLGLPTDRPLSGKERVELLKEINRQKIKANKEQAQKKGLAKSSNWMDSKIDEQQNWQEKKKAQIKSWEEEKKKILNNWKVDKKRYQKEIPQYKQSLEEIPVPKTKTIKVKQVKKTKIKVENFKDYHVVKGSLDLDIKDQGQRPTCASFAGVRAIEIVLAKQNKNLSLSEQYFYFSSKPQCQTSPCQRGGSWVYNGFMRSKSSGDYDIPLRKSCPYVKTQKSSNDTQIPLATGCQRGVAKLDSFYEVRNHDSILKALKDDHPVVSGFKLSDSFYNNDGYVFSTNQTKLANDSHAKGHAIVLVGYMKLPKSLESKEGRFCYLTANSWGSGWGKGGHACLSERWVDQYRYDIPFLAVSKASAK, from the coding sequence ATGAAAAGTACACTCATTCTCTTATTCTCTTTATCATTTAGTTCATACGGACTTTCTAATAAATCGAATTTAATACTAAGTGAAATCCAAAAATCTATTGCTCGAGATTTTAATATCTCTAATGAATTGAAGATTGTTGAAGAAGTTGAGTATGTGGATAAAGTCGTTGCTAAAAATAAAGTTGAAATTCAATTAGATCAAATTAGGATACAGGCACAGAAAAAACTTGGACTCCCAACAGATCGTCCTTTAAGTGGAAAAGAGAGAGTTGAATTACTTAAAGAAATAAATCGTCAAAAGATTAAAGCGAATAAAGAACAAGCTCAAAAGAAGGGCCTTGCTAAAAGCTCAAATTGGATGGATTCAAAAATTGATGAGCAACAAAATTGGCAAGAAAAGAAGAAAGCTCAAATTAAGAGTTGGGAAGAAGAGAAGAAGAAAATTTTAAATAATTGGAAAGTTGATAAAAAGAGATACCAAAAAGAGATCCCTCAGTATAAGCAGTCGCTAGAAGAAATTCCTGTACCAAAAACAAAGACCATTAAAGTTAAACAAGTCAAAAAAACAAAGATTAAAGTTGAAAATTTCAAGGACTACCACGTTGTAAAGGGGAGTCTCGATCTGGATATTAAAGATCAAGGCCAAAGGCCTACTTGTGCTTCATTTGCTGGGGTTAGGGCCATTGAAATTGTTTTAGCGAAACAAAATAAAAACCTCTCTTTATCAGAACAATACTTTTATTTTTCAAGTAAGCCACAGTGCCAAACAAGTCCATGCCAAAGAGGTGGCTCTTGGGTTTATAATGGTTTTATGAGATCAAAGTCTTCTGGTGACTATGATATTCCTCTTAGAAAAAGTTGCCCTTATGTTAAAACACAAAAGAGTTCAAATGATACGCAGATTCCTCTAGCAACTGGTTGCCAGAGGGGAGTTGCGAAGCTGGATTCTTTTTATGAAGTTAGAAATCATGATTCTATTCTAAAGGCCCTAAAGGATGATCACCCTGTCGTTAGTGGGTTTAAGCTCTCGGATAGTTTCTATAACAATGATGGGTATGTCTTTAGTACAAATCAAACAAAGCTTGCAAATGATTCACATGCCAAGGGGCATGCAATCGTTTTAGTCGGATATATGAAATTGCCTAAAAGCTTAGAAAGCAAAGAAGGACGCTTTTGCTACCTTACGGCCAATAGCTGGGGTAGTGGTTGGGGAAAAGGTGGCCATGCTTGTCTTAGTGAAAGATGGGTCGATCAATATCGCTACGACATCCCTTTTCTAGCCGTTAGTAAAGCGAGCGCTAAATAA
- a CDS encoding S1/P1 nuclease has translation MKLLVTTLAVAFSMQSFAWGPNGHRIVGEIASKHLSAKAQKEVRKILGTETLAQVAVWADFIKSDPNWRHANPWHYVSIPDGKTYKSIDKNKKGDVVSAIEKFTKTLANKKASKKERNEALKFLVHLVGDIHQPLHVGHAHDRGGNSVEVEWFGEDSNLHKVWDEDLIEMQKLSFTEYTSFINHASKKDIKSWQKDGIQVWVKESMSLREQVYEIVKNKKKYGKYKEYTYNFVNINDLNKRLLQAGIRLAGILNKSL, from the coding sequence ATGAAGTTATTAGTTACAACACTGGCCGTAGCCTTTTCTATGCAGTCATTTGCTTGGGGACCGAATGGTCACAGAATTGTTGGAGAAATTGCCTCAAAACACCTAAGTGCTAAAGCACAAAAGGAAGTCAGAAAAATTCTAGGAACCGAGACTCTCGCGCAAGTTGCCGTATGGGCCGACTTCATTAAATCAGATCCTAATTGGAGACATGCTAATCCTTGGCACTATGTAAGTATTCCCGATGGAAAAACTTATAAAAGTATCGATAAAAATAAAAAGGGTGATGTCGTTTCAGCTATTGAAAAATTTACGAAAACTTTAGCGAATAAGAAAGCGAGTAAGAAAGAGAGAAATGAAGCTTTGAAATTTCTCGTTCACCTCGTTGGTGATATTCACCAGCCTCTACACGTTGGACATGCACATGACCGTGGTGGAAATAGTGTTGAAGTTGAGTGGTTTGGAGAAGATTCTAACCTTCATAAAGTTTGGGATGAAGATCTCATTGAAATGCAAAAACTTAGTTTCACAGAATATACAAGCTTCATTAATCATGCTTCAAAAAAAGATATCAAATCTTGGCAAAAAGATGGGATTCAAGTTTGGGTTAAAGAATCAATGTCACTTCGTGAACAAGTTTATGAAATCGTAAAAAATAAAAAGAAATACGGTAAATACAAAGAGTACACTTATAATTTTGTTAATATTAACGACCTTAATAAGAGACTCTTACAAGCGGGTATTCGCCTCGCTGGAATCCTAAATAAATCTTTGTAA